The ANME-2 cluster archaeon DNA window TGCTGCTGTACTTGAGTCCGCGCTTGGCATAGAGATACTCCAGAAATGCATCCCTCAAGTTCTCATTCTCGAATAGGCCGTGCATGTATGTCCCCCACACTAATCCGGTCACATCGACACAACCGTCGTCATCAAAGGCCGGTGTGTTACCATGTAGTCTTGACATGCCCATATGTATCTCGTAACCGTCTACTTGCTGTTCGTTGATCCTGCCCAGGATGGGGCCATTACCTGTTACGGTTTTTTTTGTCCGGATAGTTTGTTTTTCATATTTTGAAAAATCCGTGGAAATATCAAGCAGCCCAAGTCCGTCCACACGGGCTGCACTCCCACCGCTCCCCTCGATTCCACTATCAGTAATAGTCTTGCCCATCATCTGGTAGCCGCCGCATATCCCGATAACCGGAATACCAGCATGTGCAAGTTCAAGGATCCGGATATATGTGCCGCTGTCCTGCAGCACTTTCAGGTCATCAATGGTGTTCTTGGTACCAGGTAATATCAGTGCATCAGGCTGGCCAAGGTCTCCGCCCGGCTCAACGTACCTTATGTTCGATAATTGCTCCAGGGGCTCAAAGTCTGTGAAATTTGATATCCTTGGCAACCTTATGACTGCAATATCCACAAGGCCGTTATCTTTGTTGGATAACTGTTTCTTGTCTGCGATCGAGACAGAATCTTCAGATGGAATGGATAGTTTGGTATATGGTATGACGCCCAGAACGGGCACACCGGTCAGTTTTTCAAGTTCCCTGAGGCCCGGTTCCAGTATTGCGGGGTCGCCCCTGAATTTATTGATTATGATGCCCCGAACCAGCGGTGCGATGTCGTCAGGTAGTAGTTTCAGGGTGCCGTAGATGCTGGCGAACACACCACCCCGCTCAATGTCACCCACAAGGATGATGGGGGGCTTAAGCAGCCTGGCAGTGCCGATATTGACCACGTCCCGGTGGTATAAGTTGATCTCGGCAGCACCCCCTGCCCCTTCAATCACAATGATGTCATGCTGTTTGGCCAGACTATTGTATGCGTGCTCGACAACCTTCATCATCTCTTCAATGGATTCATAATAGTCACCGGCACTACGGTCTGCATACGGCCGCCCCATTATGATTACCTGGGAATGGCGGTCACCTTTTGGTTTTAGCAAGATGGGGTTCATGTCTGCTGTGGGTGGGATGCCGCATGCTTTTGCCTGGATTGCCTGGGCTATGCCTATCTCGTCGCCGTTGTCTGTTATCCAGGAATTGAGGCTCATATTCTGAGCCTTGAAGGGTGCCACATTAAAGCCTCGTTCGTCAAAGATACGACACAGGGCTGTGACTACTATGCTCTTGCCGACATGTGAGCCTGTTCCCAGTACCATCAGGGGTTTTGCGGTGTCGTTCATTGTATTGAGTCCGGTGGTAGTTGATGACTATGTCGTATCCCCTCAAATTAAATGGTAATTAATCATAGTGCTCTGAATTTTGAGGCACAGATTACA harbors:
- a CDS encoding cobyric acid synthase is translated as MNDTAKPLMVLGTGSHVGKSIVVTALCRIFDERGFNVAPFKAQNMSLNSWITDNGDEIGIAQAIQAKACGIPPTADMNPILLKPKGDRHSQVIIMGRPYADRSAGDYYESIEEMMKVVEHAYNSLAKQHDIIVIEGAGGAAEINLYHRDVVNIGTARLLKPPIILVGDIERGGVFASIYGTLKLLPDDIAPLVRGIIINKFRGDPAILEPGLRELEKLTGVPVLGVIPYTKLSIPSEDSVSIADKKQLSNKDNGLVDIAVIRLPRISNFTDFEPLEQLSNIRYVEPGGDLGQPDALILPGTKNTIDDLKVLQDSGTYIRILELAHAGIPVIGICGGYQMMGKTITDSGIEGSGGSAARVDGLGLLDISTDFSKYEKQTIRTKKTVTGNGPILGRINEQQVDGYEIHMGMSRLHGNTPAFDDDGCVDVTGLVWGTYMHGLFENENLRDAFLEYLYAKRGLKYSSIKDRITYTDPYHQLAEHFLAHVDMDAVESMVGSSKK